One region of Mycolicibacterium lutetiense genomic DNA includes:
- a CDS encoding dihydrofolate reductase family protein, whose translation MGVIDIELFTTLDLVGQAPGGPDEDPDGFPFGGWQAPLIDEVSGAQVDTAYQGTDALLLGRRTYDIFAAHWPGQDDEFGTLFNSIPKYVASRGAPALSWSGSTLVGPDLVSAVRDIRDRHQKVKVVGSLNFVQTLLREKLFDRIDLWVHPIVLGVGKKVFDGGAVPTNVALLQPPVASPGGIVYLQYGLVDGVPGTGDMGEQSAG comes from the coding sequence ATGGGCGTCATCGATATCGAACTGTTCACCACCCTGGACCTCGTCGGGCAGGCACCGGGTGGCCCCGACGAAGACCCCGACGGGTTCCCGTTCGGTGGTTGGCAAGCGCCGCTGATCGATGAGGTCTCCGGAGCGCAGGTCGACACCGCATACCAAGGAACCGACGCACTGCTGCTCGGCCGCCGGACCTATGACATCTTCGCCGCGCACTGGCCGGGCCAGGATGATGAGTTCGGCACGCTGTTCAACAGCATTCCGAAATACGTGGCGTCCCGTGGCGCACCGGCACTTTCGTGGTCGGGGTCCACTTTGGTGGGGCCGGACCTGGTGAGCGCGGTGCGAGACATCCGGGACCGCCACCAGAAGGTCAAGGTCGTCGGGAGCCTGAACTTTGTGCAAACGCTGCTGCGCGAGAAGCTCTTTGACCGGATCGATCTGTGGGTGCACCCGATCGTGCTCGGCGTCGGGAAGAAGGTGTTCGACGGTGGCGCCGTGCCGACCAACGTCGCACTGCTGCAGCCGCCGGTCGCCAGCCCGGGCGGGATCGTGTACCTGCAGTACGGGCTTGTCGACGGGGTGCCCGGGACGGGGGACATGGGTGAACAGTCAGCGGGGTAA
- a CDS encoding fumarylacetoacetate hydrolase family protein, whose amino-acid sequence MRLGRIASPDGVAFVSVEGDGADAVCKEIAEHPFGNPTFTGRSWPLADVRLLAPILASKVICMGKNYEAHAAEMGGAAPEDPVIFLKPNTAIIGPNVPIQLPADANPVHHEGELAIVIGRPCKDVPAARAAENILGYTIANDVSARDQQAKDGQWMRAKGHDTFCPAGPWIVTDLDPSDLEIRTEVAHGIAGSAGESEVRQRSRTSLMIHDIGAIVEWVSAVMTLLPGDLILTGTPEGVGPIEDGDTVSVTVEGIGTLTNPVVRKGK is encoded by the coding sequence ATGCGTTTAGGTCGAATTGCCAGTCCCGACGGCGTCGCTTTCGTCAGTGTTGAAGGCGACGGTGCCGATGCCGTCTGCAAAGAGATTGCCGAGCACCCCTTCGGCAACCCCACGTTCACCGGACGGAGCTGGCCGCTGGCCGACGTCCGCCTGCTGGCACCCATCCTGGCCAGCAAGGTCATCTGCATGGGCAAGAACTATGAGGCCCACGCCGCAGAGATGGGCGGGGCAGCTCCCGAGGATCCGGTGATCTTCCTCAAACCCAACACCGCGATCATCGGGCCCAACGTGCCGATCCAGCTGCCGGCCGACGCCAATCCGGTTCATCACGAGGGCGAGTTGGCGATCGTCATCGGGCGGCCCTGCAAGGATGTGCCCGCCGCGCGGGCCGCCGAGAACATCCTGGGCTACACCATTGCCAACGACGTCTCGGCGCGCGACCAGCAGGCCAAGGACGGCCAGTGGATGCGGGCCAAGGGGCACGACACCTTCTGCCCCGCGGGCCCGTGGATCGTCACCGACCTCGACCCCTCGGATCTGGAGATCCGCACCGAGGTCGCACACGGGATTGCCGGCTCGGCCGGCGAAAGCGAAGTGCGCCAGCGCAGCCGGACCTCGCTGATGATCCACGACATCGGTGCCATCGTCGAGTGGGTCTCGGCCGTGATGACGCTGCTGCCGGGTGACCTGATCCTTACCGGAACCCCCGAGGGGGTGGGCCCGATCGAAGACGGGGACACCGTGAGCGTCACCGTCGAAGGCATCGGCACCCTTACCAATCCCGTTGTGCGTAAAGGAAAGTGA
- a CDS encoding MFS transporter: MPVSSISTFRRWSMLAIALAATTCANVFINGAAFLIPTLHAEHGLDLAKAGLLSSMPSFGLVLTLIAWGYVVDRVGERIVLTVGSVLTAAAAFGAASADSLVMVGVFLLLGGMAAASSNSASGRVVVGWFPPEQRGLAMGIRQTATPLGVGLGALVIPRVAESHGVAIALLFPAILCVLSAAICAVGVLDPPRPPRHEAPAEHLANPYRGSNVLWRIHAVSVLLVVPQGLVWTFTLVWLMSDRGWSAASAGTLVTVAQLLGAAGRIAAGRWSDVVGLRLRPIRAIALAAAATMGLLALTDWLGSPVSVALIVIASVITVSDNGLAFTAIAEIAGPFWSGRALGTQNTSQHLATASSAPLFGALIGVAGYPAAFAVCALLPLLAVPLVPADPMDEERPAR, from the coding sequence ATGCCCGTTTCGTCGATCAGCACGTTCCGCCGCTGGTCGATGCTGGCGATCGCACTGGCGGCCACCACCTGCGCCAACGTATTCATCAACGGCGCGGCGTTTCTGATTCCAACGCTGCACGCCGAGCACGGTCTGGATCTGGCCAAAGCAGGTCTGCTGTCATCGATGCCGAGCTTCGGGCTCGTCCTCACCCTGATCGCGTGGGGCTACGTCGTCGACCGGGTGGGCGAACGGATCGTGTTGACGGTGGGCTCGGTCTTGACTGCCGCAGCGGCGTTCGGCGCGGCTTCCGCGGATTCCCTGGTGATGGTCGGGGTGTTCCTACTGCTGGGTGGAATGGCTGCGGCCAGCAGCAATTCGGCCAGCGGGCGGGTCGTGGTCGGCTGGTTTCCGCCCGAGCAACGTGGGCTGGCGATGGGAATCCGGCAGACCGCAACGCCCTTGGGCGTGGGCTTGGGCGCATTGGTCATTCCACGCGTGGCCGAATCCCATGGCGTGGCAATCGCATTGCTGTTCCCTGCCATCCTGTGCGTCCTGTCCGCGGCGATTTGTGCTGTGGGAGTACTGGATCCACCACGACCGCCCCGTCATGAGGCGCCGGCCGAACACCTGGCCAACCCCTACCGGGGCTCGAACGTGTTGTGGCGCATCCATGCCGTGTCGGTGCTGCTGGTGGTTCCCCAGGGCCTGGTCTGGACGTTCACCCTGGTGTGGCTGATGAGCGATCGGGGTTGGTCTGCCGCGTCGGCCGGCACACTGGTCACCGTGGCCCAGTTACTGGGCGCCGCTGGGCGGATCGCCGCGGGCCGGTGGTCCGATGTGGTTGGGCTACGCCTACGGCCCATCCGGGCCATCGCGTTGGCCGCGGCTGCGACGATGGGCCTGCTGGCACTCACCGATTGGCTGGGTTCGCCGGTCAGTGTTGCGCTGATCGTGATCGCGTCGGTGATCACGGTGTCCGACAACGGTTTGGCGTTCACGGCGATCGCCGAGATCGCCGGACCGTTCTGGAGTGGACGCGCGCTGGGCACCCAGAACACCAGTCAGCACCTGGCGACGGCCAGCTCGGCACCGTTGTTCGGTGCGCTGATCGGTGTGGCCGGATACCCGGCGGCTTTCGCGGTGTGTGCGTTGTTGCCGTTGTTGGCGGTGCCGCTCGTGCCGGCTGACCCGATGGATGAAGAGCGACCGGCCCGATGA
- the leuD gene encoding 3-isopropylmalate dehydratase small subunit, whose translation MDAFSTHTGIGVPLRRANVDTDQIIPAVYLKRVTRTGFEDGLFAAWRTDPSFILNLPPFDKGSVLVAGPDFGTGSSREHAVWALMDYGFRVVISSRFADIFRGNAGKAGLLAAEVAQDDVELLWKLIEQNPGLEITVNLQDRNIVAGTVVLPFRIDDYTAWRLLEGLDDIGLTLRKLSSIEDYEKRRPAWKPRTLPA comes from the coding sequence ATGGACGCTTTTAGTACTCACACCGGAATCGGCGTCCCGCTGCGGCGGGCCAATGTCGACACCGATCAGATCATCCCCGCGGTCTATTTGAAGCGGGTAACCCGAACAGGTTTCGAGGATGGATTGTTCGCCGCCTGGCGCACCGATCCGTCGTTCATTCTGAATCTGCCGCCATTCGATAAAGGCTCCGTGTTGGTGGCCGGCCCTGATTTCGGTACCGGATCGTCGCGCGAACATGCCGTCTGGGCACTCATGGACTATGGCTTCCGGGTGGTTATCTCGTCCCGTTTCGCCGATATTTTCCGCGGCAACGCCGGCAAGGCCGGGCTATTGGCCGCCGAAGTCGCCCAAGATGATGTCGAGCTCTTATGGAAGCTCATCGAGCAGAATCCCGGGCTGGAAATCACTGTGAACCTTCAAGATCGAAATATCGTCGCCGGAACGGTTGTGTTGCCGTTCAGAATTGACGACTACACGGCCTGGCGGCTGCTCGAGGGACTCGACGATATAGGCCTTACGCTGCGGAAACTGTCTTCGATCGAGGATTACGAGAAGCGCAGGCCGGCCTGGAAACCGCGCACTCTGCCGGCCTGA
- a CDS encoding LysR family transcriptional regulator, which produces MSRLPDLDVLELLVCVDDYGSLSEASRKVGMAQPNSSRAIKRLERRFGVPLLQRSTTGSTLTAEGTVVAHWAREIVRTAHRLLDVAEGLRVERSAELTVAASMTVAEHLMPRWLGQFREENPTVNIHLQVHNSTEVLARIAAGTCHVGFIESPQVPRGVHSLTVARDRLVLVVNADHPWARRRRPLTIAELAATPLLVREPGSGTRTTLEIALEGYELAPPLLELGSGAAIRTSVLNGVGPAVLSSLTVADQVKAGDLRLVDVAGLDLTRSLRAVWRPPRQLDGPAGQLVRLARRDGHDTRDED; this is translated from the coding sequence ATGTCCCGGCTCCCGGATCTGGATGTACTCGAGTTGCTGGTCTGTGTGGATGATTACGGCAGCCTCAGCGAGGCCAGTCGTAAAGTCGGTATGGCCCAACCTAATTCGAGCCGCGCCATCAAACGATTGGAGCGGAGATTCGGTGTACCGCTGCTACAGCGCAGCACCACCGGATCGACGCTGACCGCGGAGGGCACTGTGGTGGCGCACTGGGCGCGAGAAATCGTGCGTACCGCCCATCGGCTGCTCGACGTCGCAGAGGGTTTACGGGTGGAACGGTCTGCCGAACTGACTGTCGCGGCCAGCATGACGGTGGCCGAGCACCTGATGCCCCGATGGCTCGGGCAGTTCCGCGAAGAGAACCCGACCGTGAACATCCATCTGCAGGTCCACAATTCGACCGAGGTGCTCGCCCGGATCGCTGCCGGAACCTGTCATGTCGGGTTCATCGAATCTCCGCAGGTGCCGCGCGGCGTCCATTCACTCACCGTCGCGCGGGACCGCCTCGTACTCGTGGTCAACGCGGACCACCCGTGGGCACGCCGGCGACGCCCCCTGACGATTGCCGAACTCGCCGCGACGCCACTGCTGGTACGCGAACCCGGTTCAGGTACCCGTACCACGCTCGAGATCGCGCTGGAAGGTTACGAGCTCGCCCCGCCCCTGCTCGAACTGGGAAGTGGCGCGGCGATCCGTACCAGCGTCCTCAACGGCGTCGGGCCCGCCGTCCTGAGTTCACTCACCGTGGCAGACCAGGTCAAAGCAGGGGATTTGCGCCTGGTTGACGTGGCCGGGCTCGACCTCACCCGCTCGCTGCGCGCGGTGTGGCGACCTCCGCGCCAACTCGACGGCCCTGCCGGGCAACTCGTCCGGCTGGCCCGTCGGGACGGACACGACACCAGAGACGAGGACTGA
- a CDS encoding IclR family transcriptional regulator, which produces MRNDSGIGVLDKAVGVLHTVAESPCGLAELCERTGLPRATAHRLAAGLETHRLLARDADGRWRLGPALTELASHVNDPLLAAGAAVLPRLREITGESVQLYRREGQSRVCVVALEPPAGLRDTVPVGTHLPMTAGSGAKVLLAYADPATQQAVLPVAKFTDRVLAEVRKRGWAQSAAEREPGVASVSAPVRDGRGAVIAAVSVSGPIDRMGRRPGARWAADLLAAADALTRRL; this is translated from the coding sequence GTGAGAAATGATAGCGGCATCGGCGTTCTCGACAAAGCGGTGGGTGTGCTGCACACCGTGGCCGAGTCACCTTGCGGGCTGGCCGAACTCTGCGAGCGGACCGGCCTCCCCCGCGCGACCGCGCACCGACTGGCCGCGGGGCTCGAAACCCACCGGCTGCTGGCCCGCGACGCCGACGGCCGCTGGCGCCTCGGCCCGGCACTGACCGAATTGGCCTCCCACGTCAACGATCCGCTGCTGGCCGCCGGGGCCGCGGTACTGCCCCGCCTGCGCGAGATCACCGGCGAGAGCGTCCAGTTGTACCGGCGCGAAGGCCAATCACGGGTCTGTGTGGTGGCGTTGGAACCCCCGGCCGGGCTACGTGACACCGTGCCGGTGGGCACCCACCTTCCGATGACGGCCGGCTCGGGAGCCAAAGTTCTACTCGCCTACGCCGACCCGGCCACCCAGCAGGCCGTGCTGCCGGTCGCCAAGTTCACCGACCGCGTCCTGGCCGAGGTCCGTAAGCGCGGCTGGGCGCAGAGCGCCGCCGAGCGCGAGCCGGGTGTGGCCAGTGTCTCGGCGCCGGTGCGCGACGGCCGCGGTGCCGTGATCGCCGCAGTGTCGGTGTCCGGACCGATCGACAGAATGGGTCGCCGGCCGGGAGCCCGCTGGGCGGCAGATCTTCTCGCCGCCGCCGACGCCCTGACCCGCCGACTGTGA
- a CDS encoding alpha/beta hydrolase family protein produces MMCGFVVLPTASAAEPDWSGLDVRHYDAPIPTPGSLIETAPLDPALSVPGAQRAYRILYSTVDQHDSPAVSTAAVFIPHGQAPQGGWPTIAWAHGTVGLGDDCAPSAQPRSGRDVEYLTHWLDQGYAVVGSDYAGLGTPGLMSYLNSVATAHSVVDSVIAMHQMDLPLSPRWAIVGQSQGGGAAVNSARWATEFSRGTGLDYRGVVATGTPFNVEGIVKQAGPDMALPPNTGPAANSYTGYILAGVREARPDLDIDSVLTPAGLDAVAKAETLCKPQLDQQLTGMTPIAYFRAPLASLPGLTEALDAYLGTPTSGYDRPIFLGVGLLDRDVPPNMSQQLADQLRANGQDVTLKVYPDEDHSGTVLASVPDSTPFLASLFDGQ; encoded by the coding sequence ATGATGTGTGGATTCGTGGTCCTACCCACCGCGTCGGCGGCCGAGCCGGACTGGTCCGGCTTGGATGTCCGTCACTACGACGCGCCGATTCCTACCCCCGGCAGCCTGATCGAGACCGCTCCGCTGGATCCCGCGCTGTCGGTTCCGGGTGCGCAGCGTGCCTACCGCATCCTCTATTCAACTGTCGATCAGCACGATTCACCGGCTGTCAGCACCGCGGCGGTGTTCATTCCACATGGCCAGGCGCCCCAGGGCGGCTGGCCGACGATCGCGTGGGCACACGGCACCGTAGGACTCGGCGACGATTGCGCTCCCTCGGCGCAGCCGCGCAGCGGTCGGGATGTCGAATACCTGACGCACTGGCTCGACCAGGGTTACGCCGTTGTCGGCTCCGACTATGCCGGGCTGGGCACCCCCGGCCTGATGAGCTACCTCAACAGCGTGGCCACCGCGCACAGCGTCGTCGATTCGGTGATCGCCATGCACCAGATGGATCTGCCGTTGTCACCGAGATGGGCCATCGTGGGCCAGTCGCAGGGCGGCGGCGCCGCGGTCAACAGCGCGCGCTGGGCCACCGAATTCAGCCGCGGCACCGGGCTGGACTACCGCGGCGTGGTGGCGACCGGGACACCGTTCAATGTCGAGGGCATCGTCAAGCAGGCCGGGCCGGACATGGCGCTGCCGCCGAACACGGGACCCGCGGCCAACAGCTACACCGGTTACATCCTGGCCGGGGTGCGGGAGGCTCGGCCCGATCTCGACATCGACAGCGTGCTCACCCCCGCTGGGCTGGACGCGGTCGCCAAGGCGGAGACGCTGTGCAAGCCGCAACTCGACCAGCAGCTCACCGGTATGACGCCGATCGCGTACTTCCGCGCGCCACTGGCCAGCCTGCCCGGGCTGACCGAGGCGCTCGACGCCTACCTGGGCACGCCGACCAGCGGCTACGACCGGCCGATCTTCCTCGGCGTCGGACTGCTGGACCGCGATGTCCCGCCGAACATGTCGCAGCAGCTTGCCGATCAGCTACGCGCCAACGGCCAGGACGTCACACTCAAGGTCTATCCCGACGAGGATCACTCCGGCACCGTGCTGGCCTCGGTCCCGGACTCCACACCGTTTCTGGCCTCGCTGTTCGACGGGCAATGA
- the gltX gene encoding glutamate--tRNA ligase, whose protein sequence is MTSSNVRVRFCPSPTGTPHVGLVRTALFNWAYARHTGGAFVFRIEDTDAARDSDESYAAILDALRWLGLDWDEGPEVGGPYEPYRQSQRSEIYRDVIARLLTAGEVYEAFSTPEEVEARHLAAGRNPKLGYDNYDRDLTDEQRRAFADEGRKPVLRLRMPDEDLGWTDLVRGQVSFPAGSVPDFAITRANGDPLYTLVNPVDDAMMKITHVLRGEDIMPSTPRQIALYQALMRIGVAEQVPQFAHLPSVLGDGNKKLSKRDPQSNLFLHRDRGFLPEGLLNYLALLGWGIADDHDVFSLDEMVAAFDVADVNSNPARFDQKKADAINAEHIRLLTAEDFTARLRAYLDGHGHDTGLDDAAFAEAAALIQTRIVVLGDAWGLLKFFDDDSYEIDEKAAAKELREESAPVLDAALSALEGVGEWNTANIEAALKTALLDGLELKPRKAFGPIRVAVTGATISPPLFESMELLGADRSLARLRAARGRG, encoded by the coding sequence ATGACCAGTTCAAATGTCAGGGTGAGGTTCTGCCCGTCGCCGACCGGCACCCCGCACGTCGGTTTGGTGCGCACGGCCCTGTTCAACTGGGCCTACGCCCGGCACACCGGCGGGGCCTTCGTCTTCCGCATCGAGGACACCGATGCCGCGCGTGACAGCGACGAAAGCTACGCGGCGATCCTCGACGCCCTGCGGTGGCTGGGTCTGGACTGGGACGAGGGGCCAGAGGTCGGCGGTCCGTACGAGCCGTACCGGCAGTCGCAGCGCAGCGAGATCTACCGTGACGTGATCGCGCGCCTGCTGACGGCCGGCGAGGTCTACGAGGCGTTTTCGACGCCCGAAGAAGTCGAGGCGCGGCACTTGGCAGCGGGGCGCAATCCGAAACTCGGGTACGACAATTACGACCGCGACCTGACCGACGAGCAGCGCCGGGCGTTCGCCGACGAGGGCCGCAAGCCCGTGCTGCGGCTACGCATGCCCGATGAGGACCTCGGCTGGACCGATCTGGTGCGCGGCCAGGTGAGCTTCCCGGCGGGTTCGGTGCCGGATTTCGCGATCACCCGCGCCAACGGAGATCCGTTGTACACCTTGGTCAACCCGGTCGACGACGCGATGATGAAGATCACCCACGTGCTGCGCGGCGAGGACATCATGCCATCGACACCGCGCCAGATCGCGCTGTATCAGGCGTTGATGCGGATCGGTGTGGCCGAGCAGGTGCCTCAGTTCGCCCATCTGCCAAGTGTTCTCGGCGACGGCAACAAGAAGTTGTCCAAGCGCGATCCGCAGTCGAATCTGTTCCTGCACCGCGACCGCGGCTTCCTGCCTGAGGGCCTGCTGAACTATCTGGCGCTGCTGGGCTGGGGGATCGCCGACGATCATGACGTGTTCAGCCTCGACGAGATGGTGGCCGCGTTCGATGTGGCCGACGTCAACTCGAACCCGGCGCGATTCGACCAGAAGAAGGCCGACGCGATCAACGCCGAGCACATCCGGCTGCTGACGGCAGAGGATTTCACCGCCCGGCTGCGCGCTTACCTCGACGGCCACGGTCACGACACCGGTTTGGACGACGCCGCATTCGCCGAAGCCGCGGCGCTGATCCAGACCCGCATCGTCGTCCTGGGCGATGCGTGGGGGCTGCTGAAGTTCTTCGACGACGACTCCTACGAGATCGACGAGAAGGCAGCGGCCAAGGAACTTCGCGAAGAGTCCGCACCGGTCCTGGACGCCGCGCTGAGCGCCTTGGAAGGCGTCGGGGAGTGGAACACCGCCAACATCGAGGCGGCGCTCAAGACAGCGCTTCTGGACGGTCTGGAGCTCAAGCCACGGAAGGCGTTCGGGCCGATCCGTGTGGCGGTCACAGGGGCGACGATCAGCCCGCCGCTGTTCGAGTCGATGGAACTGCTGGGAGCTGACCGCAGTCTGGCGCGGTTGCGGGCTGCCCGGGGCCGCGGGTGA
- the leuC gene encoding 3-isopropylmalate dehydratase large subunit encodes MDQSTQTSVKPRTLAEKVWDDHVVARGQGEGAAKEPDLIYIDLHLVHEVTSPQAFDGLRLAGRPLRRPDLTIATEDHNVPTVDIDKPIADPVSRTQVETLRRNCAEFGIRLHSMGDAEQGIVHIIGPQLGLTQPGMTVVCGDSHTSTHGAFGAIAMGIGTSEVEHVMATQTLPLKPFKTMAVNVDGVLPPGVSAKDIILAVIAKIGTGGGQGHVIEYRGSAIEALSMEGRMTICNMSIEAGARAGMVAPDETTFEFLKGRPNAPKGADWDNAVAAWSKLRTDEGAEFDTEVYLDAAALSPFVTWGTNPGQGVPLSASVPDPELMGDDGERQSAEKALAYMDLRPGMAMRDIAVDTVFVGSCTNGRIEDLRVVADVLRDRKVADGVRMLVVPGSMRVRAQAESEGLDQIFTAAGAEWRQAGCSMCLGMNPDQLSPGQRCASTSNRNFEGRQGKGGRTHLVSPGVAAATAVRGKLASPADLPAATR; translated from the coding sequence ATGGACCAATCGACACAGACATCCGTGAAGCCGCGCACCCTGGCCGAAAAGGTTTGGGACGACCATGTCGTGGCGCGCGGCCAGGGAGAGGGCGCTGCCAAAGAGCCCGACCTGATCTACATCGACCTTCATCTCGTGCACGAGGTCACCAGCCCGCAGGCGTTCGACGGTCTGCGCTTGGCCGGCCGGCCGCTGCGCCGGCCCGACCTGACGATCGCCACCGAGGACCACAACGTCCCCACGGTCGACATCGACAAGCCGATCGCGGATCCGGTTTCGCGCACCCAGGTCGAGACATTGCGGCGCAACTGCGCGGAATTCGGTATCCGGCTGCACTCGATGGGGGATGCTGAACAAGGCATCGTGCACATCATCGGACCTCAACTCGGACTGACCCAGCCGGGTATGACGGTCGTGTGCGGAGACAGCCACACCTCGACCCACGGAGCGTTCGGCGCCATCGCCATGGGCATCGGCACGTCCGAGGTCGAGCACGTGATGGCCACGCAGACACTGCCGCTCAAGCCGTTCAAGACCATGGCGGTCAACGTCGACGGCGTGCTGCCGCCCGGCGTGAGCGCCAAGGACATCATTCTTGCCGTCATCGCCAAGATCGGTACCGGTGGCGGGCAGGGCCACGTCATCGAATACCGGGGGAGTGCCATCGAGGCGCTGTCCATGGAAGGCCGGATGACGATCTGCAACATGAGCATCGAGGCCGGGGCGCGCGCCGGAATGGTGGCTCCTGACGAGACCACCTTCGAGTTCCTCAAGGGTCGTCCGAATGCTCCCAAGGGTGCCGACTGGGACAACGCCGTCGCCGCGTGGAGCAAGTTGCGCACCGACGAGGGCGCCGAATTCGACACCGAGGTCTACCTGGACGCCGCCGCGTTGAGCCCGTTCGTGACCTGGGGCACCAACCCGGGGCAGGGGGTTCCGCTGTCCGCGTCGGTCCCGGACCCGGAGTTGATGGGCGACGACGGGGAGCGCCAGTCGGCGGAGAAGGCTTTGGCCTACATGGATCTTCGGCCCGGGATGGCCATGCGTGACATCGCCGTGGACACCGTCTTCGTCGGGTCTTGCACCAACGGTCGCATCGAGGACCTCCGGGTCGTCGCCGACGTGCTACGCGATCGTAAGGTGGCCGACGGAGTGCGGATGCTGGTGGTGCCGGGCTCGATGCGGGTCCGCGCCCAGGCCGAATCGGAGGGCCTCGACCAGATATTCACCGCGGCAGGTGCCGAATGGCGGCAGGCCGGCTGCTCGATGTGTCTGGGCATGAACCCCGATCAGCTGTCCCCGGGGCAGCGCTGCGCCTCCACGTCCAACCGGAACTTCGAAGGCCGACAGGGCAAGGGGGGCCGCACCCACCTGGTCTCACCGGGTGTCGCGGCGGCCACCGCTGTCCGTGGAAAACTCGCGTCCCCTGCCGATCTGCCCGCCGCGACCCGCTAA
- a CDS encoding YeiH family protein, whose translation MKSAQESHPSPNVLSAPPAAAVAGLAPGLTVCAIGTAVALAVSKLVPAVSPLLVGIVLGVILANIVNVPQQLAPGLQFSSKRLLRVGVALLGLQLMIGDIFKLGWGVIVMVVAIVALGIGGTMLMGRFLGLSWTQRLLIACGFSICGAAAAAAVDGVIDAEEEEVITAVALVVIFGTLMIPAIPLLSNLIGLSDHQAGLWAGGSIHEVAQVVATGSAIGSAGLGAAVVVKLARVLMLAPVMAVVSVRQRRLARDEAGSVRPPLVPLFVIAFLACVTLRSTGLVPAGLLAEAKVVQTALLTAAMFALGVGVHFTTLRKVGVRPFVLATVSTVWVAVIALAGVVLIGS comes from the coding sequence GTGAAGAGCGCACAAGAAAGTCACCCGAGCCCGAATGTGCTGTCGGCCCCACCGGCCGCCGCAGTGGCGGGACTTGCCCCTGGCCTCACGGTGTGCGCGATCGGTACCGCGGTCGCCCTGGCAGTGAGCAAGCTCGTACCGGCGGTCAGTCCGCTCCTTGTGGGCATCGTTCTGGGCGTCATCCTGGCGAACATCGTGAACGTGCCGCAGCAGCTGGCCCCCGGGCTGCAGTTCTCTTCCAAGCGACTGTTGCGGGTCGGCGTGGCGCTGCTCGGTCTGCAGTTGATGATCGGTGACATTTTCAAACTCGGCTGGGGAGTGATCGTCATGGTCGTCGCCATCGTGGCGCTGGGTATCGGCGGCACGATGCTGATGGGCAGATTCCTCGGTCTCAGCTGGACTCAGCGGCTACTGATCGCGTGCGGTTTTTCCATCTGCGGGGCCGCCGCGGCCGCGGCCGTCGACGGTGTCATCGACGCCGAGGAGGAAGAGGTGATCACCGCGGTGGCGTTGGTCGTCATCTTCGGCACCCTGATGATCCCGGCGATTCCGTTGCTGTCCAACCTGATCGGGCTCAGCGACCATCAGGCCGGACTCTGGGCGGGTGGTTCGATCCATGAGGTCGCCCAGGTGGTTGCCACCGGGAGTGCTATCGGCAGTGCGGGACTCGGCGCCGCCGTGGTGGTCAAGCTCGCCCGGGTGCTGATGCTGGCTCCGGTGATGGCCGTGGTCAGCGTGCGGCAACGACGGCTGGCGCGCGACGAAGCCGGCAGCGTCCGGCCACCGCTGGTGCCGCTGTTCGTGATTGCCTTTCTGGCCTGCGTGACACTGCGATCGACGGGACTGGTGCCCGCCGGACTCCTGGCTGAAGCGAAGGTCGTCCAGACCGCACTCCTGACGGCCGCGATGTTCGCTCTGGGTGTGGGCGTCCACTTCACGACCCTGCGCAAGGTCGGCGTTCGCCCCTTCGTGCTGGCGACGGTCTCGACGGTGTGGGTCGCCGTCATCGCCCTGGCCGGTGTGGTGCTGATCGGGAGCTGA